The Solanum lycopersicum chromosome 9, SLM_r2.1 genome window below encodes:
- the LOC101252619 gene encoding probable phytol kinase 3, chloroplastic, producing MALFASSVLPLSLLKSNSDPYRLFSTKKGFNLGFQKLKTRRLHRTKVVVHFAMFSENLLIGDLIATTLSGGIALSILRFWEETAKRGVFDQKTNRKLVHISIGLVFMLCWPMFSSGQQGAILAAFIPGLNIIKMFLLGLGIWKDDATVKSMSRFGDHRELLKGPLYYALSITCACAIYWRYSPISIGLICNLCAGDGIADIVGRRFGKQKLPYNKNKSFAGSIAMAAAGLLASIGFLHYFSLFGYIQVNSKTVLGFLFMSLAAALVESHPLSSELDDNLTVPLTSVLVGSLVL from the exons ATGGCTCTCTTTGCTTCTTCTGTGTTACCTCTTTCTCTGTTAAAGTCAAACTCAGATCCCTATCGTCTCTTCTCCACCAAGAAAGGGTTCAATTTGGGATTCCAGAAGCTTAAAACCAGAAGATTACACAGGACTAAAGTGGTTGTACATTTTGCAATGTTTTCAGAAAATCTGCTAATCGGAGATTTAATCGCCACTACATTATCCGGTGGTATTGCCCTTTCCATACTTCGATTTTGGGAAGAAACAGCCAAGAGAGGGGTTTTCGATCAG AAAACGAACAGAAAGCTTGTTCATATTAGCATTGGGCTAGTCTTCATGCTCTGCTGGCCAATGTTCAG TTCTGGTCAACAAGGAGCCATTCTAGCAGCTTTTATCCCTGGtcttaacataataaaaatgttTCTTTTGGGATTAGGAATATGGAAAGATGATGCAACTGTCAAGTCTATGAGCCGATTTGGAGACCACAG GGAGCTTCTCAAGGGACCATTGTACTATGCCCTTTCAATCACTTGTGCTTGTGCTATATATTGGAGATATTCACCTATTTCAATTGGACTAATTTGCAACCTTTGTGCCGGTGATG GTATTGCTGACATTGTTGGCCGGAGGTTCGGAAAACAGAAACTCccatataataaaaacaaatcatTTGCTGGTAGTATTGCAATGGCAGCTGCCGGTCTTTTAGCATCCATTGG ATTCTTGCACTATTTCTCCTTGTTCGGGTATATTCAGGTGAACTCCAAGACGGTCTTAGGGTTCTTGTTTATGTCTCTTGCTGCAGCGCTGGTTGAATCCCATCCTCTAAGCAGTGAACTCGATGATAACTTAACAGTTCCCTTAACCTCAGTGCTGGTTGGCAGTCTTGTTTTATGA